Proteins encoded within one genomic window of Sporolituus thermophilus DSM 23256:
- the mraY gene encoding phospho-N-acetylmuramoyl-pentapeptide-transferase encodes MQELLYAAGIAFVIALAVGPLVIPVLRRLKFGQSIREEGPQRHYAKAGTPTMGGVIILAALIVPTLVFAGESAEVWLALFVTVGHGVIGFVDDFIKVVRKRSLGLKARQKLLGQIVMAIALAYIASTYFGRGTDLWVPVTGINIDFGPLYYVLIFLVLVGTTNAVNLTDGLDGLAAGTTTVAAMAYAVIAMAFGKSDLAIFCVALAGATLGFLRYNIHPAQVFMGDTGSLALGGALAAVAVLTKTELLLVLVGGIFVIEALSVIIQVISFKSTGKRVFKMSPIHHHFELSGWSETKVVTVFWLVGTLFAALALVVLALSRTGGIKL; translated from the coding sequence ATGCAAGAATTGTTGTACGCCGCAGGGATAGCTTTTGTTATAGCGCTGGCAGTTGGACCGCTTGTCATTCCCGTACTGCGACGCTTAAAGTTTGGACAGAGCATTCGGGAAGAAGGGCCGCAGCGTCATTACGCCAAGGCCGGGACGCCAACAATGGGTGGAGTGATTATTCTCGCGGCGCTGATTGTGCCGACCCTGGTCTTCGCCGGAGAAAGCGCTGAAGTATGGTTAGCCCTATTTGTAACGGTAGGGCACGGCGTTATTGGCTTTGTTGACGATTTTATTAAAGTGGTCCGCAAACGGTCACTGGGTCTTAAAGCCCGGCAAAAGCTGTTGGGACAAATCGTTATGGCTATTGCCCTTGCCTATATTGCCAGTACTTATTTCGGGCGGGGGACTGATTTATGGGTGCCGGTAACAGGCATTAATATTGATTTTGGGCCTTTGTATTATGTACTAATTTTTCTGGTACTGGTAGGAACGACAAATGCCGTTAATTTGACGGACGGACTGGACGGTCTGGCCGCCGGTACCACAACGGTAGCAGCTATGGCTTATGCTGTAATCGCGATGGCCTTTGGTAAGTCCGACCTGGCTATTTTCTGCGTTGCCCTGGCTGGAGCCACGTTGGGTTTTCTACGTTATAACATTCACCCCGCCCAAGTATTTATGGGTGATACGGGGTCGCTGGCTCTTGGCGGCGCCTTGGCGGCGGTGGCCGTACTGACGAAAACGGAACTGCTGCTTGTTCTGGTAGGTGGAATTTTTGTCATTGAAGCCCTGTCGGTAATCATTCAAGTCATCTCGTTTAAATCTACGGGAAAACGTGTTTTTAAAATGAGTCCTATTCATCATCATTTTGAACTGTCCGGTTGGTCGGAAACGAAAGTAGTAACTGTTTTTTGGCTGGTAGGAACGCTGTTTGCCGCTCTGGCATTGGTAGTTTTGGCGTTAAGCCGTACAGGAGGAATTAAGCTATGA
- a CDS encoding UDP-N-acetylmuramoyl-L-alanyl-D-glutamate--2,6-diaminopimelate ligase encodes MAKNLQELVALMPGCEVSGDINLTITAVTYDSRQAKPGSLFICLTGSKVDGHDYIAQARAGGAVAVLVEKEVNVEPGITVIKVPDTRAAMQAITPFFFDYPSQKLRVIGVTGTNGKTTTTHLIRSILMQAGYKVGLIGTIHTLIGDRTLPVKNTTPDVVDLQGLLAEMVAAGVDYAVMEVSSHALALNRTAGCEFDVGVFTNITRDHLDFHVTFENYIDAKAELFRLIGKPDNVKTGKSAVINTDDPAANHMLREVTYHAITYGVQDKADVTARNINIRADGAKFEAVTAKGIIPLALQITGLFNVYNVLAAIGVALAEGIEPDVIKTALEAFRSVPGRFEIVDVGQPFTVIVDYAHTPDGLENILKTARQFAQRRIIAVFGCGGDRDRTKRPIMGRLAAEYADVVVATSDNPRTEDPVAILKEIEVGIREGIKPGKNYEVIVDRRQAIARALNLAEPQDIVIIAGKGHETYQILKDKTIPFDDREVAREIIREMR; translated from the coding sequence ATGGCAAAGAACTTACAAGAATTAGTGGCTTTGATGCCCGGCTGCGAAGTGAGCGGCGATATCAATCTGACAATTACGGCAGTGACCTACGATTCCCGCCAAGCAAAGCCAGGCTCGCTCTTCATTTGCCTAACGGGCTCAAAAGTTGACGGACATGATTACATTGCTCAGGCCCGTGCGGGCGGCGCCGTTGCCGTCCTTGTAGAAAAAGAGGTAAATGTTGAACCAGGAATAACGGTGATAAAAGTTCCGGATACGCGGGCGGCAATGCAGGCCATTACGCCCTTTTTTTTCGATTATCCCAGCCAAAAGCTGCGGGTAATCGGCGTTACGGGGACGAACGGAAAAACTACTACCACCCATTTAATCCGGAGTATTCTTATGCAGGCCGGATATAAAGTCGGGCTGATTGGCACTATCCATACTTTAATTGGCGACCGTACCTTACCGGTGAAAAATACCACCCCTGATGTGGTTGACCTGCAAGGCCTGCTGGCCGAAATGGTTGCAGCCGGCGTGGATTATGCCGTTATGGAGGTTTCTTCCCATGCTTTGGCACTAAACCGTACAGCCGGCTGTGAATTTGATGTTGGCGTTTTTACCAATATTACACGTGACCACCTTGATTTTCATGTCACTTTTGAAAATTACATTGATGCCAAAGCCGAACTGTTCCGTCTTATCGGCAAGCCCGACAATGTTAAAACAGGTAAAAGCGCGGTCATCAATACCGACGATCCGGCGGCTAACCATATGTTGCGGGAAGTGACTTACCACGCCATTACCTACGGCGTGCAGGATAAGGCCGACGTCACGGCGCGCAATATCAATATACGGGCTGACGGGGCAAAGTTTGAAGCTGTAACGGCCAAGGGGATAATACCGCTTGCTCTGCAAATAACCGGTCTTTTTAATGTATATAATGTACTGGCAGCCATTGGCGTTGCTTTGGCGGAAGGCATCGAGCCCGACGTTATAAAAACCGCCCTTGAGGCATTTCGCAGTGTGCCCGGCCGATTTGAAATCGTTGACGTCGGTCAGCCTTTTACCGTTATTGTGGATTATGCCCATACCCCTGATGGTTTGGAAAACATTTTAAAAACAGCGCGGCAATTTGCCCAGCGACGGATAATTGCCGTTTTCGGCTGTGGCGGTGACCGTGACCGGACCAAGCGGCCAATTATGGGGCGTCTTGCAGCCGAGTATGCCGATGTAGTAGTTGCCACTTCTGATAATCCACGCACGGAAGATCCCGTTGCGATTTTAAAGGAGATTGAAGTCGGTATTCGCGAGGGGATTAAACCCGGCAAGAATTATGAAGTAATTGTCGACCGACGGCAAGCCATTGCGCGCGCGCTCAACCTGGCTGAGCCGCAAGACATTGTTATCATTGCCGGCAAAGGTCATGAAACATACCAAATTCTGAAAGACAAGACTATTCCTTTTGATGATCGGGAGGTTGCCCGCGAAATTATCAGGGAGATGAGATAA
- the murD gene encoding UDP-N-acetylmuramoyl-L-alanine--D-glutamate ligase codes for MTFAGMNIAVLGAGVSGISVAQVLRRLGAYVTLSDAKAAEKPEFAALRAAGIRLELGRQDESLLTGVDLLVLSPGVSIYDPLVEAAQVRGIPVMSEIEVAYRLCSAPIIAITGTNGKTTTTTLVGEMLKAAGRETVVGGNIGLALSQEVAGISEHGIVVAEISSFQLEGIVDFKPHIAAVLNITPDHLDRHRSLENYKAMKERIFRNQRPDDYLVLNYDDPLVRDMAEKAPSQAVFFSRKARLSTGARLENGTIVMCWEGKTEAICPVKEMKLFGAHNVENALAASCVAFLAGADAGAIGAVLRTFTGVEHRIEPVAEIRGVRYYNDSKATNPESAIKALEAFDGHIILIAGGRDKKTDLTEFMELAKQKVDHLILLGEAQERFYQAAAAHGVANIHLVDKFEDAVTLAHRLAQPPQVVLLSPACASYDMFNNYEERGRVFKELVRQLK; via the coding sequence ATGACTTTTGCTGGCATGAACATTGCGGTATTGGGCGCAGGCGTAAGCGGTATATCGGTAGCGCAGGTGCTACGCCGGCTCGGGGCTTATGTTACTTTAAGCGATGCTAAAGCGGCTGAAAAACCAGAGTTTGCGGCATTACGCGCTGCCGGTATTCGGCTCGAGCTGGGACGTCAGGATGAAAGTTTGCTAACAGGAGTCGACTTACTTGTTCTCTCGCCCGGTGTATCTATTTATGACCCTTTGGTGGAAGCCGCTCAAGTTCGAGGCATACCGGTCATGAGTGAAATCGAGGTGGCGTACCGCCTTTGCTCGGCTCCCATAATTGCTATTACCGGCACAAACGGTAAGACTACGACCACGACGCTAGTGGGTGAGATGCTTAAAGCCGCGGGCCGGGAAACAGTAGTAGGCGGCAACATCGGTCTGGCTTTATCGCAAGAGGTTGCGGGAATTTCTGAGCACGGCATTGTGGTTGCGGAAATCTCTAGTTTTCAACTGGAGGGCATTGTTGATTTTAAACCGCATATTGCCGCCGTTTTAAATATTACTCCCGACCATCTTGACCGGCACCGCTCGCTGGAAAATTACAAAGCAATGAAGGAGCGCATCTTTCGGAATCAAAGGCCGGATGACTATCTAGTCCTTAATTACGACGATCCGCTGGTGCGGGATATGGCGGAAAAGGCGCCTTCCCAAGCGGTCTTTTTCAGTCGCAAAGCCAGGTTGAGCACGGGCGCTCGCTTGGAAAACGGGACTATTGTTATGTGTTGGGAAGGAAAAACGGAAGCTATTTGTCCGGTAAAAGAAATGAAACTCTTTGGTGCTCATAATGTGGAAAATGCATTAGCCGCAAGCTGTGTCGCTTTTTTAGCCGGTGCTGATGCCGGCGCGATCGGCGCCGTTCTCCGAACGTTTACAGGGGTAGAACACCGCATTGAGCCTGTGGCGGAGATAAGGGGCGTTCGTTACTATAACGACTCAAAAGCCACTAACCCGGAATCCGCTATCAAGGCGCTTGAGGCGTTTGACGGCCATATTATTCTCATCGCCGGTGGTCGAGACAAAAAAACTGATCTCACGGAGTTTATGGAGCTAGCAAAGCAAAAGGTCGACCATTTAATTTTACTTGGTGAGGCTCAAGAACGCTTTTATCAGGCGGCAGCGGCCCATGGCGTTGCGAATATTCATTTAGTTGATAAATTCGAAGATGCGGTTACACTGGCCCATAGGCTGGCCCAGCCGCCGCAAGTGGTCCTCTTATCGCCGGCCTGTGCCAGTTATGATATGTTTAATAACTATGAGGAGCGGGGGAGAGTCTTTAAGGAGTTGGTTCGCCAGTTGAAATAG
- a CDS encoding UDP-N-acetylmuramoyl-tripeptide--D-alanyl-D-alanine ligase, which produces MAKFTVSEVCLAVQGSLIGGFADITFAGVSTDTRTLKAGDLFIALSGERFDGHEFLHQAAAKGAAGVLISRRDIAIPLGLTVILTDDTRKALRDLARFHRLRFDIPVIAITGSNGKTTTKDMTAAVLSSRFKVLKTEANFNNEIGLPLTLLNLMADHQVAVVEMGMRGKGEIRELAEIALPNVGVVTNVGETHIELLGSLENIASAKAELVEAVKDGLVVLNADNPYVYAMQSKSKAAVTLYGLTHQADVRAEDIRSDGEQTFFDCHYRGQAFAVVLPAIGRHNVYNALAAIAIGLALGLTPEEIAAGLKKFVPSGMRQHIEKKAGYTIINDAYNASPLSMQSAIETLAEIAGGRKIAVLGDMLELGQVAKEAHRRVGKQLAEIGVDTVITVGTLARDIAVTAKACGVACAIACDTHEEAKDALRQVMQVGDTILVKGSRGMKMEKVLDVFDAL; this is translated from the coding sequence ATGGCGAAGTTTACAGTATCCGAAGTATGCTTGGCAGTACAGGGCAGCCTTATCGGCGGCTTTGCCGATATTACCTTTGCCGGTGTTTCAACTGATACGCGAACTCTTAAGGCTGGCGACTTGTTTATCGCTCTCAGCGGTGAGCGTTTTGACGGCCATGAGTTCCTGCATCAGGCTGCTGCCAAGGGGGCAGCCGGGGTGTTGATAAGTCGGCGTGATATTGCTATACCGTTGGGGCTTACCGTCATCCTAACCGATGATACGCGGAAAGCTTTGCGGGATTTGGCAAGGTTTCATCGGCTGCGCTTTGATATTCCCGTCATTGCCATTACTGGATCAAATGGTAAAACGACGACCAAAGACATGACAGCAGCAGTTTTATCCAGTCGCTTTAAAGTATTGAAGACTGAGGCCAATTTTAATAATGAAATCGGACTGCCGCTTACCTTGCTAAACCTTATGGCCGACCATCAGGTGGCGGTAGTGGAGATGGGGATGAGGGGCAAAGGCGAAATTCGTGAACTGGCGGAAATCGCCCTGCCTAACGTCGGCGTGGTGACAAATGTCGGTGAGACCCATATTGAGCTGTTAGGTTCGCTGGAGAATATTGCCAGCGCCAAGGCGGAACTGGTAGAAGCCGTCAAGGACGGCTTGGTCGTATTAAACGCTGATAATCCCTATGTGTATGCCATGCAATCGAAAAGTAAGGCGGCAGTTACATTATATGGTCTAACCCACCAGGCTGACGTGCGCGCCGAAGACATTCGGTCAGATGGTGAGCAAACTTTTTTTGACTGCCACTATCGGGGTCAGGCGTTTGCGGTAGTGCTTCCGGCTATTGGACGGCATAATGTCTATAATGCCTTGGCGGCGATTGCCATCGGATTGGCGCTAGGCTTGACGCCCGAGGAGATTGCCGCCGGGCTGAAAAAATTTGTGCCAAGCGGCATGCGCCAACATATTGAAAAAAAGGCCGGCTACACCATTATCAACGACGCGTATAACGCCAGCCCGCTTTCTATGCAGTCGGCGATCGAAACCTTGGCCGAAATCGCCGGCGGGCGTAAGATCGCTGTCCTTGGCGATATGCTGGAACTTGGGCAGGTGGCAAAGGAGGCTCACCGGCGAGTAGGCAAACAGCTTGCTGAAATCGGGGTGGACACGGTAATTACCGTAGGAACGTTAGCCCGGGATATTGCGGTAACGGCTAAGGCTTGCGGCGTGGCTTGCGCGATAGCCTGCGATACGCATGAGGAAGCAAAGGATGCCCTTAGGCAGGTAATGCAGGTGGGAGATACTATTTTGGTTAAAGGCTCACGCGGTATGAAAATGGAGAAAGTATTGGACGTATTTGATGCCTTGTAA
- the spoVE gene encoding stage V sporulation protein E, with protein sequence MARPKSPDFVLFFAVIGLLSLGIVMVYSSSAISAYVNFSDSYYFLKRQLLWTTLGLIFMFAALNVDYHVWRNLSKPILVLTIILLVLVLIPGLGKVVNGARRWLGFGSFYLQPSEIAKLSMVMFCAHSLSKYQDKITSFMRGISPHLLLLLLVFGLILKEPDLGTALVIGGTVFILLFAAGAKISHLASLGIAGVVGIVVAIIVEPYRLRRLLAFSDPWADPLNSGYHIIQSLYALGSGGLFGVGLGRSREKFLYLPEPHTDFIFAILGEELGFIGTVTVIILFFLFAWRGFRIAILAPDIYGSMLAAGITTMIVLQALMNIAVVTASMPVTGIPLPFISFGGSALIFTLAGIGVLLNISRHVNLK encoded by the coding sequence GTGGCAAGACCGAAATCGCCGGACTTTGTTCTTTTTTTTGCCGTTATCGGTTTATTAAGTCTGGGCATTGTCATGGTCTACAGCTCTAGCGCTATATCCGCCTATGTCAATTTCAGCGACAGCTACTATTTTCTTAAGCGGCAATTGTTATGGACGACATTGGGGCTTATTTTCATGTTCGCGGCTCTGAACGTGGATTATCATGTTTGGCGAAACCTATCAAAACCTATTCTTGTTTTGACAATTATCCTGTTGGTACTGGTTTTAATTCCCGGCTTGGGCAAAGTTGTCAACGGTGCTCGCCGGTGGTTGGGTTTCGGCTCGTTTTATCTGCAGCCTTCGGAAATTGCTAAACTAAGTATGGTTATGTTCTGCGCCCATAGCTTGTCCAAGTACCAGGATAAAATTACCAGCTTCATGCGCGGCATTAGCCCGCATCTTCTGCTGTTACTGCTTGTTTTTGGTTTAATTTTGAAAGAGCCTGACCTGGGAACAGCCTTGGTAATCGGTGGAACAGTATTTATCCTGCTGTTTGCGGCGGGAGCCAAAATTTCGCATCTCGCATCCCTCGGCATAGCCGGCGTCGTAGGTATTGTGGTTGCGATTATTGTCGAGCCCTATCGGCTCCGGCGACTGCTGGCATTCAGCGACCCTTGGGCCGATCCCCTGAATTCCGGGTACCATATTATCCAGTCGCTTTACGCTTTGGGTTCAGGGGGACTGTTTGGGGTAGGTCTTGGTCGCAGCCGGGAAAAGTTTTTGTATTTACCTGAACCGCATACTGACTTTATCTTTGCCATTTTGGGCGAAGAACTTGGGTTCATTGGTACTGTCACGGTTATAATTCTGTTCTTTTTATTTGCCTGGCGTGGTTTTCGTATTGCGATTTTGGCGCCAGACATCTATGGCAGCATGCTTGCGGCCGGGATTACAACCATGATAGTATTACAAGCGCTAATGAATATCGCTGTTGTTACGGCGTCCATGCCGGTGACAGGCATTCCGCTGCCGTTTATCAGTTTTGGCGGATCAGCCTTAATTTTTACTTTGGCCGGTATAGGCGTGTTATTGAATATTTCACGGCATGTCAATTTGAAATGA